In Cinclus cinclus chromosome 1, bCinCin1.1, whole genome shotgun sequence, the sequence CCTCTGTGCTGACCAGACAGGTCGTGCCCCATCTTCAGTACAGACACTGTGTCCCAAGTGTTGAGCAGGACATGTTCCAGTCTTTCCTACTGActccagaaaagcaggaaaatggaCTTATCCATGTTCACATGCAAGGAAtggagaagaagaggaggaagaggaaaaggaggaagctTGAGCAGTTCTAatgcagaaaacagagaagagagGTGGTAACCAAAGGCAGACTGAGGATGGAGGAGATGGACCAAGCTGGTCTGTGATTGCTGAAGGCACTGCTTCCAGAGACTGGACTTGAATTCAGCACTCAGGGCCCAGTTTGGTGAGACTCCGGACCACCAGCTGACACTGAAAAACACGAGCCATGACACAGGGGCCCCAAAACAGGAGAGAGCAGATCTGCTCCTGAGACTCTTTGTTAATTCAGTGTCTGATAATGTACCTAGCGAGCTCCTGAGAGATCTCCATCAACAGCTGAGAGTGCAACGAGAAGTGCAATGAGACCGGGGGCTTTACAAATTGCACACAAAATCAATATTTCTGCTGTACCTGGTGTGTTGGGCAGTCTGTCCTCAGGCATGTTAAGGAAATACACTGGTTCCTTGAGAGAAAGGGACGAAGCCCTTTAAACTGGAATCGAGGGGCTTTCTGCAGAGGTGTGTGGAGAGGGAAAGATGCCCAGGGAGCACATGAACAGCAGAGGTCTGAGCCTCAAGTGGAAGTCATGGAAACTGCATTTCAGAAGGCAGCAAGAAGCTGTGGAAGATTAGACAGAGGTTACACAACTGAAATTGGGAAAGCCTTTGGAAGTCCAGTGGGTGGACGTGCAACCTGGACCCTCATTCCAAGTTGGCTCACCCTGTGAAGATGGTGGATGTGGGAGCTCTGTCCCATTTGATGAATACATGAGAGTGTAGCAGCACGATCTCTGCTTTATTATTCTTAcaacctttcttttttctgcagTCTTTCAACATATCCTTCTCCAAATCTTTGCTTTACTACTTGCACTTGCGTTTCTACGTCTACTACAAAGTGTCATGAGACAAAGTAAACCAAAGTGGAGTAAATTGTTGGGGCCCTGAGTACATTCCCCCCTCCTGGAGGTTTGGCTctccagggccagggccaacTCATAGGATGCAGCCATCTGTCATCAGATCTGCTCTGTTCACCTTCCTCAGGTCCTGTAGGAATGCACCCTGCTCAGTGAAGCCTTGCtacatcccttcccttcctgcctggctTCCCAGCCCTCTGGAAGCAGCCTTTACTTGCTGCTCCTAGCATGGAACAGAGACTCAATGTTTGAAGGGAGAGGGGAGCTGCAGGTAATGCAAGTGTATGATCAGGTAAGCGGAACCTTAGTGTTGGAGACATCAgcagggagttgcagagtgcAAGCTAGAATTGTGCAGAGGGCAGTATTGAGCTTGTGCTGTTTCCTTCAGGCAGGACCTGCCGCTGTGGGCACAGGCTGTCATCCTCCCTAATGGGAGACACAGctcacccccagctccctcagctccccAGCAAGGTCGCTAAAGAGAGCAGTTTCCTGTTGCTCTCAAATATCTTGCTAACCTATCTGTAGGTGTGAGGTGTGGGTTGGTTACACAGAAAAGGTTCATTGAACAAGTGATCAAATTTTATTTGCTCAGCTGCTTGCACAGCCTGGATCTGGGCCCTTTTGAGTGCAGTCTTGAGATCCAGTAACACATGGCTATGCTTTCACTTTCTCCACGGTCCAAGGTGCTTTCATAGCACGGAATGGACCCAAGCTATGTGCACTGAAGATCACTCCAGCCTGAAGGTTCCTTTACCACAGACATCTGGTGGATGAGACAGGAGAGCTGGGGCAAGGACAGGCAGAACATGGATGCTAGCCAGCAGATCTGGAGCCATGTCCCTTATTGTATCACAACTGGTCTCTGCAGTGGGATGCATCCAAATGCTTGTCACTGCCATGTTCCTTCCCAGCATGGAGTCTGGGCCCAAATCCTGGACTAGGGGCCACAGGCAGTCAATGACCTGCACAGACGAGCATCTCTCACTCTCTCAGCAATCCAGTGTACGGGATATTTGAGCATGGGTGATTATTTTGCTATTGACTCTCCACACCAATTTTCCTCACTTGGAGCAGGGCCATTCTTGCTGAAGAGGGATAATTCTTTGGGATCACGAGGATGTACCACAGAAAAAGTCACAAAAGAcatgaaagaaagaggaggCTGTGTGATGTCATATCTGGCCCATATCTGAATCCCCATATCAGGGCTTCAGGTTGTGCCTGTTTAGTGGAGGAAGGCTGAGTACCCCCCTTTCAGCACAGTGGGCCTGTTTTGCCTCACTTAAAATGCTCCACACAGGATCCAAGTATCCAACTCCATGGCTGGGCTGCCATGGcccacagaaaacacacactTCAAAGTGCTGTTCCAGACCCCCTCAGGGACAGAGCAGAAGGTGATGGTGGAGAAATCCATGTGTTTACACAGATATTGATGCCACCAGGCAGCCTGGGTAGCCAAGCAGCCAGGAGTGCTGCATCCCTGGTCAAAGGGGGAATGCAGGCAGGAGCACACAGGGTACTTGAGAAGAGGAATGCCCCTACGTGAGAGCTAGAGGTCTGGAGTCTCACCGTGCCACTGCAACTACAGTTGGAGTGCGCATAGACGTGACTTCAGCTTGCATTTCTTGGCTTCCAAGCACTTTTAAAATCCTAATACTTTTCTGAAGCAGGGCTTGAGTTTGCATATTGCAGGTATGGTGAGCAGCTCTCTATAGACAGAGGACAACCCAAACGCCTAGCTGAGGGCAGAAAGTCATCTGTTTTAGCGCGGAGATTCCCCACAAGGGGTAGGCGATGTTCCCCCTGACACAGAGAGCACAGCGGAGCCGCGCAGTTCTCGCCGTGGCTCGGGAGCTTTCGACTCGCACGGGTCTCGCCTGCTCTGCGGATGGAGCGATGCGCACCAGGGCCGCCGGTCGCCACCCGGGGGCGAGTCCGACACACGGAGTGCGGCGAGGAGAACGGCGTCGGGGCcgcggggcagcagcagcaagagggagggggggggtttCAGGATACACACACCCCCCTCCTACCCTGACCGACTGCGTCTGCGGGACCCCCGCGATCTTCCTGGCCCCGCGGTGCCCGAGCCCGCCGGTCTCACGGAGACCCCGCTCTGAGCTGACAAGGCTCCGGGACCGAGAAGGGACAGTCCCGACCCTGCCCCGTGGTTGCTCCCACCGCGCCCTGTTCGGGAGGTCTGCGGGCAGGGCAGAGGCACGGCACGGCATGTTCCCGGTCCGTCGGGGCGCTGGAGTTCGGCCTTCGCCGCCGTCCCCGGGCCACTCCACGCGGGCTCGGCcgccaggagctgctgagaggGCCGGCTCGGGTCCGGTTGCGGCAGCCAGAGCGGTGCCGGGCGGAGCGGAGCCGGCTCGCCCCGTCCGTGGGCCCGGGCCCGgagagggctgggctgggcggAGAGGCGCGGCCCCATCCCGTCCCCACAAAAGCACCCTTGTCCTGGCCCCGTAATTGCTAATCATCAATCACCGTTAATAACAGCTGATGAGGCGGGAGGGGGAGGTACCTTCCCAGGGGCCGGCCGCGCTGGGGGAGCGGGGCGCCTTGCCCCACAGGAGCGGGCGCCGAAGGAGGAACTCGACCGTGATGTGCAGAAGATGGATGAGAGCAGAGGGCGACACCCCCGCccgcctcccctcccctctccccctcccctcggcggcccggcccggcccccccgcggcggggcgggcgggcgggcggctccGAGCGCGCCTCCACTCCGCCGCGCCGAGCCAGcgagcgggcgggcgggcggcagCTCTCGCCGGGCGCCGGAGCCCACGGGAGGCGGAGGGcgcgggccggggccgcggcggcggggcccggcggcggcgggatCGCGGCGAGTTGGCGGCGGCCCGAGCTCGCCGGAAAGTTGGTGCCGGCTGAGCCGGAGGCGCCCGCTCGCCATGCAGAGACCCGGCGGCCAGGGGACCGCCTTCTCCATTGACTCGCTCATTGGGACGCCGCCGCCGCGCTCCGGGCACCTGCTCTACACCGGCTACCCCATGTTCATGCCGTACCGGCCGCTGGTGCTCCCGCAGGCGCTGTCCCACGCCCCGCTGCAGTCGGGGCTGCCGCCTCTGGCCCCGCTAGCTTCTTTCGCCGGCCGCCTCACCAACACCTTCTGCGCCAGCCTGGGCCAGGCCGtgccctccatggtggcgcTCACCACCGCCCTGCCCAGTTTCTCCGAGCCCCCCGACGGCTTCTACCCTCCACAGGAGCTGCCCCCGCCGCGCGCCGCCCCCGACGCCGGCTGCCGGCGCGGCGCCGACGGGCTGGAGGCGGAGGAGCTGCCCCCGGGCCGCGACAAGGGGCCGGCCGAGCCGCCGCTGCACTTCCCGGACCCCTTCCCTGGCCTTGCAGGTAAGAGCGGCGCGGGCCCGTCCTGCCCGGCGGAGAGCTGCCGgccccccgcagccccgggGAGACCTGCCCGGGCCCTCGCTGCCGCCCCAGCGGCACCTGGGGGCAGACGCTCTTGCGGATCGGAGGTGCTGGGGGAGGCGACGGGACCTGCCCTCGGTCCCGTCGGGACCATTCCCCTCCATCCCAGGTCGGGTCCGCAGTTTTCGCGGGTGGGAGTCAAACTTGGCTTGCCTCGGCCGGGCCGCGGGGCGGGAGAGCGGCCGGTCACGGGAGACGCCACGGCGGGACCAGCTGCACGGAGCTCTCCGAGGTCCTAGCACTCGGCCCGGGGCGAGTGAGGCGAGAGGCGGTCGGGCGTCCCACGGCTCGGTCCGCAGCCCGACCCGCCCGCGCCGATCTTGGTCCGGTCCCCGTCCCGGGCCCGTTCGGTGCGGCGAGGGTCTGCGCCTTGTCCCCAGCGTGGTGCCGCGGCCCACGAGAGGAGGGTGCCTCTCGGCGTCGCCCTGCTGCGACTACCGGCTTTCTAAAGTTTCCCCCGGGCCTGCCGCGGAGGGGTGACGGTGGAGCAGGTCCCGCTCTCCCTCGTCCTGGCCGGATCGGCACCGGCTCGGCTCGGGCAGGCGGCTGCGCCCCTGCCGGGACCCCTGGTGCGGCCGGGAACGGCTCCCGTCGGGGTCCTCGCCTTTGTGCGCTGCGACTGCTCCCCGAGTGCGCCGGCTCCTGCCTCAGAGACTTGTTGCTCCGTATTTCTCAGCCAGGTCCAGCACTCACCTCTTCTCCCTCGGTCCTGCAGCACGGGGCGTGAGGGGTCCCTGCGGCAAGACATAGACgagccagctgctgcttctctggcGTGGCTTCTCTTGAGCTGTCTTTCCTGGCCACTCCTGGGATCCACCTTTGTCTCACAGGCTTCTTGGCGTGGATGTGTGCTGAGAATCTCTGCTGATTCTTGCAATGCTTGGCTGTTTGTTCTCCATCCTCTCTTTCGTCTCTCCTGGGTAAACCCAGGTGTTTCCCTTGCCCTGACTTATTCATCCCTCAGAAGAGCATTTCACTCACTCAGGTACCCCTTAGACCTCTTACCCCAAGTAGGACAGTGGGGGCATTCTGCCTCCCCCTTGCCTTTGTGGGCTATTGAGTGCTCCACTGGTGCTTCCTGGACTCTGTGCTGAGTCAATAGCCCAATGCAATCTTAGTTTTTTTGTGAAAGCCTTCTCGGTGGCAGCACTGCCCCAGCCAAAAACA encodes:
- the GBX1 gene encoding LOW QUALITY PROTEIN: homeobox protein GBX-1 (The sequence of the model RefSeq protein was modified relative to this genomic sequence to represent the inferred CDS: inserted 1 base in 1 codon; deleted 1 base in 1 codon) translates to MDESRGRHPRPPPLPXSPSPRRPGPAPPRRAGGRAAPSAPPLRRAEPASGRAGGSSRRAPEPTGGGGRGPGPRRRGPAAAGSRRVGGGPSSPESWCRLSRRRPLAMQRPGGQGTAFSIDSLIGTPPPRSGHLLYTGYPMFMPYRPLVLPQALSHAPLQSGLPPLAPLASFAGRLTNTFCASLGQAVPSMVALTTALPSFSEPPDGFYPPQELPPPRAAPDAGCRRGADGLEAEELPPGRDKGPAEPPLHFPDPFPGLADGKAYSSDEEKLEVKSAATPCSEREEESSAGESEEEPFLDGATAGTALGAKGKGKGGPAAEQPPPGSGAGKSRRRRTAFTSEQLLELEKEFHCKKYLSLTERSQIAHALKLSEVQVKIWFQNRRAKWKRIKAGNVSNRSGEPVRNPKIVVPIPVHVNRFAVRSQHQQIEQGARP